The Streptomonospora litoralis genome window below encodes:
- the mgtE gene encoding magnesium transporter: MSDADVDSGEELTELVEANDLTGIRLWLAEHQPYEIADELERMASHVALVPFRLLDKDRELEVFEGLDPVHQQEILLGLRDAAFHELLESMDPDDRARLIGEAPAKIATRALAGLSPAQRKMTAALLGYPEGSVGRYMTPETVILHRDLTVGRALEVVRAKGADAETVYTLPVVDDGRRLAGTVQLSDLVVSDDDGLVKDIVDVLVPRVASTEPAEEAARLMQQANMVALPVVDSEERFVGLLTFDDALELIEAADSEDIARQSGASPVAGHYVAASVVRLARARSVWLLLLIVAATLTVNVMQGFQATLEQVTALALFVPMLTGTGGNVGSQSATAIVRALAVGEVRLRDLPKVAWKESRVGILLGVMLACIAMVIGTALVGMLIALVVAASVIAICTWAAVIGSTMPLLARRVGVDPAVVSAPLVSTLVDATGLLIYFTIARLILGV, encoded by the coding sequence GTGTCCGACGCCGACGTCGACTCCGGCGAGGAGCTGACCGAGCTGGTCGAAGCCAACGACCTGACCGGCATCCGGTTGTGGCTCGCCGAGCACCAGCCCTATGAGATCGCCGACGAGCTGGAGCGCATGGCCAGCCACGTCGCTCTGGTCCCCTTCCGGCTGCTGGACAAGGACCGCGAGCTGGAGGTCTTCGAGGGGCTGGACCCGGTCCACCAGCAGGAGATCCTGCTGGGGCTGCGCGACGCCGCGTTCCACGAGCTGCTGGAGTCGATGGACCCCGACGACCGGGCGCGGCTCATCGGGGAGGCACCCGCCAAGATCGCCACGCGCGCGCTGGCGGGTCTCAGCCCGGCTCAGCGCAAGATGACGGCTGCGCTGCTGGGCTACCCCGAGGGTTCGGTCGGGCGCTACATGACGCCCGAGACCGTGATCCTGCACCGCGACCTCACAGTGGGCCGCGCGCTGGAGGTCGTGCGGGCGAAGGGCGCCGACGCCGAGACGGTCTACACGCTGCCGGTGGTCGACGACGGACGGCGGCTGGCCGGCACCGTGCAGCTGAGCGACCTCGTGGTCAGCGACGACGACGGCCTGGTCAAGGACATCGTCGACGTGCTGGTTCCGCGGGTGGCCTCGACCGAGCCCGCCGAGGAGGCCGCGCGGTTGATGCAGCAGGCCAACATGGTCGCCCTGCCGGTGGTCGACTCCGAGGAGCGCTTCGTGGGTCTGCTGACCTTCGACGACGCGCTGGAGCTGATCGAGGCCGCCGACTCCGAGGACATCGCCCGCCAGTCCGGAGCGAGTCCGGTGGCCGGCCACTACGTCGCCGCGAGCGTGGTCCGGCTGGCCCGGGCGCGCTCGGTGTGGCTGCTGCTGCTCATCGTGGCGGCCACGCTGACCGTCAACGTGATGCAGGGCTTCCAGGCGACTCTGGAGCAGGTCACCGCCCTGGCGCTGTTCGTGCCGATGCTGACCGGCACCGGCGGCAACGTCGGATCGCAGTCGGCCACCGCCATCGTGCGCGCGCTGGCCGTGGGCGAGGTGCGGTTGCGCGACCTGCCCAAGGTGGCCTGGAAGGAGTCGCGGGTCGGCATTCTGCTGGGAGTGATGCTCGCCTGCATCGCGATGGTCATCGGCACGGCGCTGGTGGGGATGCTGATCGCGCTGGTCGTCGCGGCCTCGGTGATCGCCATCTGTACCTGGGCGGCCGTCATCGGCAGCACCATGCCCCTGCTGGCCCGCCGTGTCGGGGTCGACCCCGCGGTGGTCTCGGCGCCGCTGGTGTCGACGCTCGTGGACGCCACGGGACTGCTGATCTACTTCACCATCGCGCGGCTGATCCTGGGCGTCTGA
- a CDS encoding PP2C family protein-serine/threonine phosphatase — MNGKPTAPLLRHARSLWQRVAALLRRKVLFRYRLVLITLVLLAVGIGVGAVWGPPGWFPPSAVIVTVVAGGLLLKRKSLAFLLAVDAAVLLFTAFSLDFAQVGPGLLVTIGATAVVAYLLSGVRERLGMQGLSGERMLLELRDRLRAQGELPDLPHGWGGSAVLRQAGGSSFGGDFVVSMRQGDRLEVAVVDVSGKGVDAGTRALLLSGAFSGLITAVPSAEFLAHCNHHLIRTALGEGFVTAVHLSLDLDSGDYLLASAGHPPAVQYDYGAGRWASTDAKGVVLGVMPETQYTPVKGRLRPGDAIMLYTDGLIETPGEDLDSGLDRLLEAADSAALQGFGEGAETIVDMLSKDKNDDTALVVIWRD; from the coding sequence ATGAACGGCAAGCCCACCGCCCCCCTCCTCCGCCATGCGCGTTCGCTGTGGCAGCGCGTGGCGGCGCTACTCCGGCGCAAGGTGCTGTTCCGCTATCGGCTGGTGCTGATCACCCTCGTGCTGCTGGCGGTCGGCATCGGAGTCGGCGCCGTATGGGGGCCACCCGGATGGTTCCCGCCCAGCGCGGTGATCGTGACCGTCGTGGCGGGCGGGCTGCTGCTCAAGCGCAAGAGCCTCGCGTTCCTGCTCGCCGTGGACGCCGCCGTACTGCTGTTCACCGCGTTCAGCCTGGACTTCGCCCAGGTCGGGCCGGGGCTGCTGGTCACCATCGGCGCCACCGCCGTGGTCGCCTACCTGCTTTCGGGCGTGCGCGAGCGCCTGGGCATGCAGGGACTCAGCGGCGAGCGGATGCTGCTGGAGCTGCGTGACCGCCTGCGCGCCCAGGGCGAGCTGCCCGACCTGCCGCACGGCTGGGGCGGCTCGGCGGTGCTGCGCCAGGCCGGGGGCTCCTCGTTCGGCGGGGACTTCGTCGTCTCCATGCGCCAGGGTGACCGCCTGGAGGTCGCGGTGGTCGACGTCTCGGGGAAGGGCGTCGACGCCGGTACTCGCGCGCTGCTGCTCTCCGGTGCGTTCAGCGGCCTGATCACCGCCGTCCCCAGCGCCGAGTTCCTGGCGCACTGCAACCACCACCTCATCCGCACGGCCCTGGGCGAGGGCTTCGTCACGGCGGTGCATCTGAGCCTGGATCTGGACAGCGGCGACTACCTGCTGGCCTCGGCGGGCCATCCGCCGGCGGTGCAGTACGACTACGGCGCGGGCCGGTGGGCCTCCACCGACGCGAAAGGCGTCGTGCTCGGCGTGATGCCCGAGACCCAATACACGCCGGTCAAGGGCCGCCTGCGCCCGGGCGACGCCATCATGCTCTACACCGACGGCCTCATCGAGACCCCCGGAGAGGACCTCGACTCCGGTCTCGACCGGTTGCTGGAGGCGGCCGACAGCGCCGCGCTCCAGGGGTTCGGCGAGGGCGCCGAGACCATCGTCGACATGCTCAGCAAGGACAAGAACGACGACACCGCCCTCGTCGTCATCTGGCGCGACTGA
- a CDS encoding GNAT family N-acetyltransferase, with protein MSFSRDAAAAESGPGAGWHVRVPEESELPAVAQTVREALLAPTFDLDRIRETTELDRTLAAFDGPQPVGTAGVHSFTMALPGGPRPVAAVTGVGVWPTHRRRGVLSALMRRQFADIRERGEDVAALFASEGGIYGRFGYGPAATALDFTLRTREAALRPEAPRDPALRLRLTEAGDARKGMAVVHQAAAVQRVGEFQRSSAWWNKVLRDPPAERGGHGPLLCAVAEDDAGPLGYALYRTKQQWDEHGASEGSLRIKELYATSPAAYTLLWEHILTRDLVFQVSHDMAPPDDPLFHLLSDPYRARRRQVDNLWVRLVDLQAALERRSYAAPVDTVLEVADRHCPWNAGRWRLSADTTAARCSATEDSPEIRLDVSHLGAAYLGDTRLGGYLAAGLIDEAAPGAVQRLDAALHRSDRPYCGDIF; from the coding sequence ATGTCCTTCTCCCGTGACGCCGCCGCGGCGGAATCGGGGCCCGGCGCGGGATGGCACGTGCGGGTACCCGAGGAGTCCGAACTGCCCGCCGTCGCGCAGACCGTCCGCGAAGCGCTGCTGGCGCCCACCTTCGACCTGGACCGGATACGCGAGACCACGGAGCTCGACCGCACCCTGGCGGCGTTCGACGGCCCTCAGCCGGTCGGCACGGCCGGCGTCCACTCCTTCACCATGGCCCTGCCGGGCGGGCCGCGGCCCGTCGCCGCCGTGACCGGGGTCGGCGTGTGGCCCACCCACCGCCGCCGCGGCGTGCTGAGCGCCCTGATGCGCCGCCAGTTCGCCGACATCCGCGAACGCGGCGAGGACGTCGCCGCCCTGTTCGCCTCGGAAGGCGGCATCTACGGCCGCTTCGGCTACGGCCCGGCGGCGACGGCACTCGATTTCACCCTGCGCACCCGGGAGGCGGCGCTGCGGCCCGAAGCACCGCGCGATCCGGCGCTGCGGCTGCGGCTGACCGAGGCGGGCGATGCCCGCAAGGGAATGGCGGTGGTGCACCAGGCCGCGGCGGTGCAGCGGGTGGGGGAGTTTCAGCGCAGCTCGGCCTGGTGGAACAAGGTGCTGCGCGATCCGCCCGCGGAGCGCGGCGGCCACGGCCCCCTGCTCTGCGCTGTCGCCGAGGACGACGCCGGCCCGCTGGGCTACGCGCTCTACCGGACCAAGCAGCAGTGGGACGAGCACGGCGCCTCCGAGGGCAGCCTGCGGATCAAGGAGCTCTACGCCACCTCTCCCGCGGCCTACACCCTCTTGTGGGAGCACATCCTCACACGCGACCTGGTCTTCCAGGTCTCCCACGACATGGCGCCGCCCGACGACCCGCTGTTCCATCTGCTGTCCGACCCCTACCGCGCCCGCCGGCGCCAGGTCGACAACCTGTGGGTGCGCCTGGTCGACTTGCAGGCGGCGCTGGAGCGGCGCAGCTACGCCGCCCCCGTCGACACCGTCCTGGAGGTCGCCGACCGCCACTGCCCGTGGAACGCCGGACGGTGGCGGCTGAGCGCCGACACCACCGCCGCCCGCTGCTCCGCCACCGAGGACTCCCCCGAGATCCGCCTGGACGTCTCGCACCTGGGCGCCGCCTACCTCGGAGACACCCGACTGGGCGGCTACCTGGCGGCCGGACTGATCGACGAGGCGGCACCGGGCGCGGTACAGCGCTTGGACGCGGCCCTGCACCGCTCCGACCGGCCGTACTGCGGCGACATCTTCTGA
- a CDS encoding ribose-5-phosphate isomerase yields the protein MRVYLGSDHAGFELKEHLVAWLKEQGHEVADAGPAGYDPADDYPPFVLRAAEQTAAEPGSLGVVIGGSGNGEQIAANKVAGVRAALAWSEETARLARLHNDANVIAIGARMHTPQEAVHLVGVFLATAYSGEYRHTRRIAMLTDYERSGVLPPLPGGV from the coding sequence GTGCGTGTTTACCTTGGCAGCGACCACGCGGGATTCGAACTGAAGGAGCACCTCGTCGCCTGGCTCAAGGAGCAGGGGCACGAGGTCGCCGACGCCGGTCCCGCCGGCTACGACCCCGCCGACGACTACCCGCCTTTCGTGCTGCGCGCCGCCGAGCAGACGGCCGCGGAACCCGGCTCGCTGGGCGTGGTGATCGGCGGCTCCGGCAACGGCGAGCAGATCGCCGCGAACAAGGTGGCCGGTGTGCGCGCCGCGCTGGCCTGGAGCGAGGAGACCGCGCGACTGGCCCGCCTGCACAACGACGCCAACGTGATCGCGATCGGCGCCCGCATGCACACCCCGCAGGAGGCCGTTCACCTCGTCGGCGTCTTCCTGGCCACCGCCTACAGCGGCGAGTACCGCCACACGCGGCGGATCGCGATGCTCACCGACTACGAGCGCTCCGGCGTCCTGCCGCCTCTGCCCGGCGGCGTCTGA
- a CDS encoding aldehyde dehydrogenase family protein, translating to MRSLYLNGAWTSSASSAAIDVINPATEDVVDAVPAGDAADVDRAVAAAREAFPDWSALPYTERCAHLARALELLQQRAGDIAAAIATDIGAPLKFAQKVQTGFPLLMFKTFLELVEADGERLFTGEEVNSSLVVREPYGVVGAITPWNYPLHQIVLKAVPALAAGNTFVLKPTEVAPMAAYALTEALHDAGLPEGVFNLVSGTGPVVGEAVAAHPGVDMVSFTGSGRAGKRVSEVAAATVKKVALELGGKSPNVVLADADLATAVHNGVADVMRNTGQSCDALSRMIVPREHYDDAVRIAAEAARKYAPGDPFEEGVRMGPVVSAAQRDRVRDYIQAGVKEGARLVTGGAEAPEGRESGYFVQPTVFADVVGGMRVAQEEIFGPVLVLMSYDTEDEAVRIANDTDYGLSGAVWSADSDRALAVARRLRTGQVKINGAGVEPRLPFGGYKQSGVGREWGMYGIEEFCEVKGIQR from the coding sequence ATGCGTTCCCTCTACCTGAACGGCGCCTGGACCTCCTCGGCCTCCAGCGCAGCCATCGACGTCATCAACCCGGCGACCGAGGACGTCGTCGACGCGGTCCCGGCGGGTGACGCCGCCGACGTCGACCGCGCCGTCGCGGCGGCCCGGGAGGCGTTCCCCGACTGGTCGGCCCTGCCCTACACCGAGCGGTGCGCGCACCTCGCACGCGCCCTGGAGCTGCTCCAGCAGCGCGCCGGCGACATCGCGGCGGCCATCGCCACCGACATCGGCGCGCCGCTGAAGTTCGCGCAGAAGGTGCAGACGGGCTTCCCGCTGCTGATGTTCAAAACCTTCCTGGAGCTGGTGGAGGCCGACGGGGAGCGGCTGTTCACCGGCGAGGAGGTCAACAGCTCCCTCGTCGTGCGCGAGCCCTACGGCGTGGTCGGCGCCATCACGCCGTGGAACTACCCCCTGCACCAGATCGTGCTCAAGGCGGTGCCGGCGCTCGCGGCGGGCAACACGTTCGTACTCAAGCCCACCGAGGTGGCCCCGATGGCCGCCTACGCCCTCACCGAGGCGCTGCACGACGCCGGACTGCCCGAGGGTGTGTTCAACCTCGTCTCGGGCACCGGACCCGTCGTAGGCGAGGCCGTCGCGGCCCATCCCGGCGTGGACATGGTCTCCTTCACCGGCTCGGGGCGCGCCGGCAAGCGCGTCAGCGAGGTCGCCGCGGCCACCGTGAAGAAGGTCGCCCTGGAACTGGGCGGCAAGTCGCCCAACGTCGTCCTCGCCGATGCCGACCTCGCCACCGCCGTCCACAACGGGGTGGCCGACGTCATGCGCAACACCGGTCAGAGCTGCGACGCGCTGAGCCGGATGATCGTGCCGCGCGAGCACTACGACGACGCGGTGCGCATCGCCGCGGAGGCGGCGCGGAAATACGCCCCGGGCGACCCCTTCGAGGAGGGCGTGCGCATGGGCCCGGTCGTCTCCGCGGCCCAGCGCGACCGCGTGCGCGACTACATCCAGGCCGGCGTCAAGGAGGGCGCCCGGCTGGTCACCGGCGGCGCCGAAGCGCCCGAGGGCCGCGAGAGCGGCTACTTCGTGCAGCCCACCGTCTTCGCCGACGTGGTCGGCGGTATGCGCGTCGCCCAGGAGGAGATCTTCGGGCCCGTGCTGGTGCTGATGTCCTACGACACCGAGGACGAGGCCGTGCGCATCGCCAACGACACCGACTACGGGTTGTCCGGGGCGGTGTGGTCGGCCGACTCCGACCGCGCGCTGGCCGTCGCGCGGCGCCTGCGCACCGGCCAGGTCAAGATCAACGGCGCCGGCGTGGAGCCGCGCCTGCCCTTCGGCGGCTACAAGCAGTCGGGTGTCGGCCGCGAGTGGGGCATGTACGGCATCGAGGAGTTCTGCGAGGTCAAAGGCATCCAGCGGTAG